The Candidatus Poribacteria bacterium nucleotide sequence ATTCGTTTTTCACCATTCTCCGATAAAACGAGTAGTGTTCCATCCGACAAAGCAGACACCACAGTTTTGCCGCTTGACAGTGAAACCATCGCACCATGAGGTGCCATTCCGCCAAGAATACCTTCATAGGCGAGGGTAGGTTCACTATTTCCATCATCTCCAACGGCATAGATGGCGTTGTAAGTTGCGATAAACATGATGTTCTCTCCTTTGGGGTATGCTCCGATATTATAGTGGATGCAAAATGTGTCTAAAACTTCTCTGACTGCGGAGATGTAACAGGCATTATCGAATGCGATAAATAATAGGTAATTGCGTCCTATTCGTTTGCCTCAACATCCACGAGTAGTTCCCGTCCATTCAAGGGCTGGACCGGCCGGTTGTTGTCATGGATAATTGCTTTAAACGCTGCAATTTGTGCTTCAGACATCTCGATCGGGGTTGTCAGCACAATCCATTTGACATCTTCTGAACAAGGCGGGGTTGTCAGTGAACCTTCGTAGCGGTAGGAACTTCCGAAATACGACGGAGATATATCTTCTACCTGATCATTTGGTGAGAACATAAAACGCGGATTGACGATCAAACTGCCATCCTCGGTGACATTTTCAACGCGTTGCGTTTCACCTGGGGTGCTGGGCAGATGTGCCCAGACAGGGTCAAAGGCGAAATTGTGGCTACCTTTCTCGATTAGCACTCCAACGACTGCCAGGTTGCCCTCCTCACTTTTATGAACGAAATGCACCTCCATTTCAAAGAGTTTACCTGCCACCGTATGTTCACTCGGGGCGTGAAAGTGAAATTGGAGCAACTGATACCGCACACCATCGATCTCGATCCAATTCCCTTCTGGGTATACGACTTCAATCGTATGACCGGTGTTGCGGATGTCCA carries:
- a CDS encoding carbonic anhydrase family protein; this encodes MNDCCGFLANIRKWLTDKEGCEIIYMESAKLILGCGLHPITKSFINIMCIFMCITSGGKTRNGSSDTGKIEWGYAPENGPDVWAELSPKYMLCAVGKHQSPINLVNPTSANLPPIPYYYDNPTRMDIRNTGHTIEVVYPEGNWIEIDGVRYQLLQFHFHAPSEHTVAGKLFEMEVHFVHKSEEGNLAVVGVLIEKGSHNFAFDPVWAHLPSTPGETQRVENVTEDGSLIVNPRFMFSPNDQVEDISPSYFGSSYRYEGSLTTPPCSEDVKWIVLTTPIEMSEAQIAAFKAIIHDNNRPVQPLNGRELLVDVEANE